A DNA window from Parabacteroides johnsonii DSM 18315 contains the following coding sequences:
- the traJ gene encoding conjugative transposon protein TraJ, whose amino-acid sequence MKFDNLHQILRSLYEQMMPLCGDMAGVAKGIAGLGALFYVAYRVWQSLARAEPIDVFPMLRPFAIGLCIMFFPTVVLGTINSILSPVVQGTAKMLEAETLDMNRYREQKDKLEYEAMVRNPETAYLVSNEEFDKQLEELGWSPSDMVTMAGMYIDRGMYNMKKSIRDFFREILELLFQAAALVIDTVRTFFLVVLAILGPIAFALSVWDGFQNTLTQWICRYIQVYLWLPVSDMFSTILAKIQVLMLQNDIERMQADPNFSLDSSDGVYIVFLCIGIIGYFTIPTVAGWIIQAGGMGGYGRNVNQMAGRAGSMAGSVAGAAAGNAVGRVGKLLK is encoded by the coding sequence ATGAAGTTCGACAACCTTCATCAGATTTTACGTTCACTTTATGAGCAGATGATGCCGCTGTGTGGGGACATGGCTGGTGTGGCGAAAGGCATCGCCGGGCTGGGTGCGCTGTTCTACGTCGCCTACCGGGTATGGCAGTCGCTGGCGAGAGCTGAACCGATAGACGTATTCCCGATGCTCCGTCCTTTTGCCATCGGTCTGTGCATCATGTTCTTCCCGACTGTGGTGCTGGGCACGATAAACAGCATCCTCTCACCCGTCGTACAGGGCACGGCAAAGATGCTGGAGGCGGAAACGCTGGACATGAACCGATACCGGGAGCAGAAGGACAAACTGGAATACGAGGCGATGGTACGCAACCCCGAAACCGCCTACCTCGTGTCCAACGAGGAATTTGACAAGCAACTGGAGGAACTCGGCTGGTCGCCCTCCGACATGGTGACGATGGCGGGAATGTATATCGACCGGGGAATGTACAACATGAAGAAGAGCATCCGCGACTTCTTCCGCGAGATACTCGAACTGCTGTTCCAAGCCGCCGCCCTCGTGATAGACACCGTCCGCACCTTCTTTCTCGTGGTGCTGGCGATTCTCGGTCCGATAGCCTTCGCCCTGTCGGTATGGGACGGTTTCCAAAACACGCTCACGCAGTGGATATGCCGCTATATACAGGTCTATCTGTGGCTACCGGTATCGGACATGTTCAGCACCATACTGGCGAAGATACAGGTTCTGATGCTGCAAAACGACATCGAGCGGATGCAGGCAGACCCGAACTTCTCGCTGGATTCGAGCGACGGGGTGTATATCGTATTCCTCTGCATCGGCATCATCGGCTACTTTACCATTCCCACCGTTGCGGGCTGGATTATCCAAGCCGGAGGCATGGGCGGTTACGGTCGCAACGTGAACCAGATGGCGGGACGAGCCGGAAGCATGGCGGGCAGCGTGGCGGGTGCAGCCGCAGGAAACGCAGTCGGACGTGTCGGCAAATTGCTGAAATAA
- the traK gene encoding conjugative transposon protein TraK, with the protein MEFKSLRNIESSFRQIRLFGIVFLSLCAVVTVWSVWNSYRFAEKQREKIYVLDNGKSLMLALSQDLSQNRPAEAREHVRRFHEMFFTLSPEKSAIEHNVKRALLLADKSVYHYYSDFAEKGYYNRIIAGNINQVLKVDSVVCDFNAYPYRAVTYATQKIIRQSNVTERSLVTTCRLLNASRSDDNPNGFTIEGFTIIENKDLQTIKR; encoded by the coding sequence ATGGAATTCAAATCACTTAGAAACATCGAATCGTCGTTCAGGCAGATACGCCTGTTCGGTATCGTCTTCCTCTCGCTGTGCGCCGTGGTGACGGTGTGGAGCGTGTGGAACTCCTACCGTTTCGCAGAGAAGCAACGGGAGAAAATCTATGTGCTGGACAACGGCAAGAGCCTGATGCTCGCCTTGTCTCAGGATTTGTCGCAGAACCGCCCGGCGGAGGCACGGGAACATGTGCGCCGTTTCCACGAGATGTTCTTCACGCTATCACCTGAAAAAAGCGCGATTGAACACAACGTGAAACGTGCCTTGCTGCTGGCGGACAAGAGCGTGTACCACTATTATTCGGACTTCGCGGAGAAGGGGTACTACAACCGCATCATCGCCGGGAACATCAACCAAGTGCTGAAGGTGGACAGCGTGGTGTGCGACTTCAACGCCTATCCCTACCGTGCCGTGACCTACGCCACACAGAAAATCATCCGGCAGAGCAACGTCACCGAGCGCAGCCTCGTGACCACCTGCCGCCTGCTGAACGCATCGCGGTCGGATGACAACCCGAACGGTTTTACCATCGAGGGTTTCACCATCATTGAGAACAAGGATTTACAGACTATCAA